One window of Bacillus sp. THAF10 genomic DNA carries:
- a CDS encoding YheC/YheD family protein — MISLGIMTFTGVTPYMTKLAEHSAPLGVELSVFSPAELAGIEDDVKGFVYDFVKKEWDERKIPIPPFVYDRCYYNSENAGLKIYSTILKENKNVQFLGHGLPDKWKVYKALQHNDEIQDFLPLTKKLTSITFLLAHFQNYKCWLLKPVKGSQGQGIIKLEELDGQYLVKEVIQPKEQLLTFHHQAPLMDWLHKKIKSTDYLFQPFFRFQTRNNIPFDIRLFLQKNSDGVWIERLKIIRLGQPHHITANLAGGGKMLPFSFLERTLKREQKESFYQQIATIKASLPQALEETCSSLFELAVDIGMDEEDNLWILDINSKPGHKIVKMGSPLLQKEMYEAPAKFCLHLATLKGYRTGVD; from the coding sequence GTGATATCACTCGGCATTATGACGTTCACTGGAGTTACTCCATATATGACAAAGCTTGCAGAACACAGTGCGCCACTTGGGGTTGAGCTTTCTGTCTTCTCCCCTGCTGAACTAGCAGGCATAGAAGATGATGTTAAGGGCTTTGTCTATGATTTTGTTAAAAAGGAATGGGACGAAAGAAAAATTCCCATTCCTCCCTTTGTTTATGACCGCTGTTATTACAATTCGGAAAATGCAGGCTTGAAAATATACAGTACTATTCTTAAAGAAAATAAGAATGTTCAATTTCTAGGACACGGTCTACCTGATAAATGGAAGGTGTATAAAGCCCTCCAACATAACGATGAAATACAAGATTTTTTGCCATTAACAAAAAAACTAACCAGCATTACTTTTTTACTCGCACATTTTCAAAACTATAAATGCTGGCTTTTAAAGCCCGTTAAAGGCTCACAAGGACAAGGTATCATTAAGCTAGAAGAGCTTGATGGACAATATCTTGTAAAGGAAGTTATTCAGCCAAAGGAGCAGCTACTTACCTTCCATCATCAAGCTCCATTGATGGACTGGCTTCATAAAAAGATAAAGAGCACAGATTATCTTTTTCAGCCGTTCTTTAGATTTCAAACTAGAAACAACATTCCGTTCGATATTCGGCTGTTTCTCCAAAAAAACTCGGATGGAGTGTGGATAGAAAGATTAAAGATAATCCGTTTAGGGCAGCCCCATCACATTACGGCTAATCTTGCTGGTGGAGGAAAAATGCTTCCTTTCTCCTTCTTAGAACGAACGCTTAAAAGAGAACAAAAAGAATCCTTCTATCAGCAAATAGCCACCATTAAAGCTTCCCTGCCACAGGCATTAGAGGAAACATGCTCCTCTCTTTTTGAGCTTGCTGTCGATATTGGCATGGATGAGGAGGATAATTTGTGGATTTTAGATATTAATTCCAAGCCCGGACATAAAATAGTAAAGATGGGGTCACCTTTGCTACAAAAAGAAATGTATGAAGCACCGGCAAAGTTCTGCCTGCATCTTGCTACCCTTAAAGGCTATAGAACGGGAGTTGATTGA
- a CDS encoding YheC/YheD family protein has product MIELHYEPSSRSWYQMFDDVNMVMLGKHYAVPYRAVHTKKHISFSFLANDRKAGPLIGILASPKNKGFIGNIPLFKRIQVALQKKGGLSVVFTPDQLTEDGLRGYCYLPKEDQWVKIHTPIPDIIYNRLSRYRDEKLLIDETEKITSIYSIPIINPGFFDKWELYLQLKDNDQLLPHLPKTTLLSVEGLEEYLALYPSVYIKKRRSHKGKGVYLITRNGDALLMKTTSTTTVLFPSIQKLILYFYKKSGVKDYIIQEAIPTLGMKGKKFDYRILAHASKKRFTVTGVGVRMAKKQQVTTHVPAGGVVISTEDLPMKTDQEIIEKLVSQCGKQLIAFYDDIGEFSADVGVTPDGKYYIFELNAKPMDFDEAPIKKHAAERITRVFYERTNFFLQENST; this is encoded by the coding sequence ATGATAGAGCTTCATTACGAACCCAGCAGCCGTAGCTGGTACCAAATGTTCGATGATGTGAATATGGTGATGCTTGGGAAACATTACGCTGTTCCATATCGGGCAGTACACACAAAAAAACACATTAGCTTTTCTTTTCTTGCCAATGATAGGAAAGCAGGGCCTTTAATAGGCATTTTAGCCAGCCCTAAAAACAAAGGATTTATTGGCAATATCCCCCTATTTAAAAGAATCCAAGTAGCACTACAAAAAAAAGGTGGATTATCGGTCGTTTTTACTCCTGATCAGTTAACGGAGGACGGACTAAGGGGTTATTGTTATTTGCCTAAAGAGGATCAATGGGTAAAAATTCATACCCCCATTCCAGATATTATTTACAATCGTCTCTCTCGCTACCGTGATGAAAAACTATTGATAGATGAAACAGAAAAAATCACATCCATCTATAGCATTCCCATTATCAATCCTGGTTTTTTTGATAAATGGGAGTTGTATTTACAATTAAAGGACAATGATCAACTTCTCCCCCACCTTCCAAAAACCACTCTATTGTCAGTGGAGGGGCTAGAGGAATATCTTGCTCTTTATCCAAGTGTGTATATTAAAAAGAGACGTAGTCATAAAGGGAAAGGCGTCTACCTTATCACTCGAAATGGCGACGCGTTACTAATGAAAACAACCTCTACTACTACCGTTTTATTTCCTAGCATACAAAAACTAATCCTTTATTTTTATAAAAAATCAGGTGTAAAAGACTATATCATTCAAGAAGCCATCCCTACGTTAGGAATGAAAGGCAAGAAATTCGATTATCGTATTTTGGCACATGCAAGTAAAAAGCGTTTTACTGTTACAGGTGTCGGAGTTAGAATGGCGAAAAAACAACAGGTGACCACCCATGTCCCGGCTGGTGGTGTGGTAATCTCCACAGAAGACCTCCCCATGAAAACTGACCAAGAAATCATCGAAAAACTCGTTTCACAATGTGGAAAGCAGCTTATTGCTTTTTATGATGATATTGGAGAGTTTTCAGCAGATGTTGGTGTTACTCCTGATGGGAAGTACTATATTTTTGAATTGAATGCCAAACCGATGGATTTTGATGAGGCTCCCATAAAAAAACATGCAGCAGAAAGAATCACGCGAGTTTTTTATGAGAGAACCAATTTTTTCTTGCAGGAGAATTCGACCTAA
- a CDS encoding nuclease-related domain-containing protein: MEIFNSLHQRMDLTVKDKQYLDNLRKGYEGEIKFDCLLEEHLHSDCLILNDLLLRHHNSVFQIDSLLLFQDSLYLFEVKNFEGDFIYRDDRFYLKNKTKTEITSPLVQLQRCETLFRQLLQKLGYQTPVHAFVAFVHPEFTLYQAPIDKPLLFPSQLKRTLGHLNVKKSVISPSMKALASQLVSLHITDYPFENVPSYDFAGLRKGIRCGGCGDLNTGIYEGNRNRIVCYECGYKGNLSESVVRNVKEFNLLFPEKRVTTNNVSIWCGGISTRVVRRILIKHFDKKGERHHTYYEC; the protein is encoded by the coding sequence TTGGAAATTTTTAATTCGTTGCATCAAAGAATGGACTTAACTGTGAAAGACAAACAGTATCTCGACAATCTTAGAAAAGGATATGAAGGCGAGATCAAGTTTGATTGTTTACTAGAAGAACATCTCCATAGTGATTGCCTCATTTTAAATGACCTCCTGCTCCGACACCACAACTCAGTCTTCCAAATAGACTCCTTGCTGCTATTCCAAGATTCCCTTTATCTCTTTGAAGTGAAGAACTTTGAAGGGGACTTCATTTATCGTGATGACCGCTTTTATTTGAAAAACAAAACTAAAACGGAAATAACCAGCCCCTTGGTTCAACTACAGCGATGTGAAACCCTGTTCCGCCAGCTGCTTCAAAAGCTAGGTTATCAAACGCCTGTCCACGCCTTTGTAGCCTTCGTTCATCCCGAATTCACCTTGTATCAAGCCCCTATCGATAAACCACTGCTTTTTCCTTCTCAGCTAAAACGAACTCTTGGACACTTGAATGTGAAAAAATCTGTGATATCTCCGAGCATGAAAGCCTTGGCTAGTCAGCTGGTTTCACTTCACATAACCGACTACCCGTTTGAAAATGTGCCTTCTTATGATTTTGCTGGGTTGAGGAAGGGGATTCGGTGTGGGGGGTGTGGCGATTTGAATACGGGAATATATGAGGGTAACAGAAATAGGATAGTATGTTATGAGTGTGGTTACAAGGGAAATTTATCAGAATCGGTGGTTAGAAATGTAAAAGAATTTAATTTGCTATTTCCGGAAAAGAGAGTAACAACAAACAATGTATCTATATGGTGCGGTGGGATAAGCACAAGGGTTGTTAGAAGAATACTTATTAAACATTTTGATAAAAAAGGGGAGAGGCACCACACTTATTATGAATGTTGA
- a CDS encoding YheC/YheD family protein, whose amino-acid sequence MKELLTVVCNEKLRGHQLIIPEHFKEFQINSIAFGTIELPCNVSFHSSSHLSISKELYDELLLPYSGSIHVFTHERTLHLGPLIGIFTAGFTSSILRPIGERSIFFSKLLSTEKKVGAYMFLFGANHINWENGTMEGYMFTEAGWCKKTLPFPHVVYDRLPNRRSEKHRLLASTREKMQRDYAIPWFNPGFFNKWDIHQKLRIEERIVSYLPETTNDVSIESIERYLSKYPFVYLKPMNGSLGFGVYKIIYNREENMYYVRYKNNEQVNKLQRFLNLETLLSHIFKYREMSSYLLQQGIALIKVDDSFVDFRVHTNKDEKGEWVVSAMAAKVSGKGSITTHANNGGVIKTVAEIFSEKEEHATIVEKLEHASLLISSAIDTHLPGFIGEIGFDFGVDKENKVWLFEANSKPGRSIFHHPKLRNEDMLTRKLSIEYAVYLTEKMIKHPEGVFT is encoded by the coding sequence ATGAAGGAATTATTGACTGTTGTGTGCAATGAAAAATTACGAGGGCACCAATTAATTATACCGGAACATTTCAAAGAGTTTCAGATTAATTCTATTGCATTTGGCACCATTGAATTACCGTGTAACGTAAGTTTTCACAGCAGTTCACATCTTTCTATTTCTAAGGAATTGTATGATGAGTTATTGCTTCCTTATAGTGGGAGTATCCATGTTTTTACCCATGAACGTACACTTCACCTTGGACCTTTGATTGGTATTTTCACAGCAGGGTTTACAAGTTCCATTCTCAGGCCCATTGGAGAACGCTCGATATTTTTTTCAAAACTACTTTCCACAGAAAAAAAGGTTGGAGCCTATATGTTTTTATTTGGTGCCAATCATATTAATTGGGAAAACGGAACGATGGAAGGATACATGTTTACGGAGGCTGGCTGGTGCAAGAAAACATTGCCTTTTCCACATGTTGTCTATGACCGTCTTCCTAACAGACGATCGGAAAAGCACAGGCTCTTAGCCAGCACCAGGGAAAAAATGCAAAGAGACTATGCAATTCCCTGGTTCAACCCTGGATTTTTTAATAAATGGGACATTCATCAAAAATTAAGGATTGAAGAAAGAATTGTCTCCTATCTCCCAGAAACGACCAATGATGTGTCGATTGAATCCATTGAAAGATATCTCTCTAAATATCCCTTTGTCTATTTAAAACCCATGAATGGCAGTCTTGGCTTTGGGGTTTACAAAATCATCTACAACCGTGAAGAAAATATGTATTATGTTCGCTATAAAAATAATGAACAAGTGAACAAGCTGCAACGTTTTCTTAATCTCGAAACCTTACTTTCCCACATTTTTAAATATAGAGAAATGTCAAGTTATCTATTACAGCAAGGAATTGCTTTAATTAAGGTAGACGATTCCTTTGTAGATTTCCGTGTTCATACGAACAAAGATGAAAAAGGGGAATGGGTGGTTAGTGCGATGGCTGCCAAGGTGAGCGGCAAAGGCAGCATCACCACACACGCTAATAATGGAGGGGTCATAAAAACGGTCGCAGAGATTTTTTCAGAAAAAGAAGAACACGCCACTATCGTGGAAAAACTTGAGCATGCTTCCCTTTTAATTAGCAGTGCCATTGACACTCATTTACCAGGCTTTATTGGGGAAATCGGCTTTGATTTTGGGGTCGATAAAGAGAATAAGGTATGGCTGTTTGAGGCGAATTCCAAACCTGGGAGATCCATATTCCATCATCCTAAGCTAAGAAATGAAGATATGTTGACGAGAAAGCTTTCCATTGAATATGCGGTTTATTTAACAGAAAAAATGATTAAGCATCCGGAAGGAGTGTTCACATGA
- a CDS encoding YlbF family regulator produces the protein MANNVYDVAYNLETAVKESEEFKNLQALYKEVFAEESTKRMFENFRNIQLELQQKQMSGQEISQEEVEKAQQTVALVQQNEAIAKLMEAEQRMSMMVSELNKIIMKPLEELYSNVDAQ, from the coding sequence ATGGCAAACAATGTGTATGATGTAGCATACAATCTTGAAACAGCAGTGAAGGAAAGCGAGGAGTTCAAAAATCTCCAAGCATTATATAAAGAGGTATTCGCAGAAGAATCCACAAAAAGAATGTTCGAAAACTTCCGTAACATTCAATTAGAGCTTCAACAAAAACAAATGAGCGGACAAGAAATCTCACAAGAGGAAGTTGAAAAAGCACAACAAACAGTTGCTCTTGTTCAACAAAACGAAGCGATTGCTAAGCTGATGGAAGCAGAGCAACGCATGAGCATGATGGTAAGCGAACTAAACAAAATCATCATGAAGCCTCTTGAAGAGCTGTACAGCAACGTTGACGCACAATAA
- a CDS encoding coproporphyrinogen III oxidase, translated as MKIAILGLDDDRFQRPLALIGDLFFEETEITLGQNTHADLEITFTHQMQVTNDNTLFHVTGQLEGHTSSHTKELTNEDNIKENFRRQKQAISYVYLTLLQQHTGIIQKWGILTGIRPTKLLHSKLQQGTTMAQAHQELRDNYLISEEKINLMQQIVDRQLEVVPDLYHLQNEVSIYIGIPFCPTKCAYCTFPAYAINGKQGKVDSFLGGLHYEIEAIGKWLQENNVKITTVYYGGGTPTSITAEEMDMLYERMYDAFPDMKTVREVTVEAGRPDTITTKKLEVLKKWNIDRISINPQSYTQETLKAIGRHHTVEETIDKFHMARDMGMNNINMDLIIGLPNEGTTEFQHTLEETEKLMPESLTVHTLSFKRASEMTQNKQRYKVADRYEIGEMMDMANEWTASHNYTPYYLYRQKNILGNLENVGYALPGQDSIYNIMIMEEKQTIIGLGCGAASKFIHPQTGKIMHFANPKDPKSYNDGFEHYTKEKIRILDDLFFGAEQQAVKS; from the coding sequence TTGAAAATTGCAATCTTAGGATTAGATGATGATAGATTTCAACGCCCACTTGCACTCATTGGGGACTTATTTTTCGAAGAGACCGAGATCACGCTCGGACAAAACACTCATGCCGATCTCGAAATTACCTTCACCCACCAAATGCAAGTCACAAACGACAACACGCTCTTCCACGTGACGGGGCAACTCGAAGGACACACCAGCTCCCACACAAAAGAGCTAACAAATGAAGACAACATAAAAGAAAACTTCCGCCGCCAAAAACAAGCGATTAGTTATGTCTATTTAACACTGCTTCAACAGCACACGGGCATCATTCAAAAATGGGGAATTCTCACGGGGATACGGCCGACAAAGCTGCTACATTCCAAGCTCCAGCAAGGCACAACAATGGCACAAGCCCATCAAGAGCTAAGAGATAATTACCTCATTTCAGAAGAAAAAATTAACCTTATGCAACAAATTGTGGACAGGCAGCTTGAGGTCGTACCGGACCTTTACCACTTGCAAAACGAGGTTAGCATCTATATTGGCATTCCCTTTTGTCCAACAAAGTGTGCCTATTGCACTTTTCCGGCCTATGCCATTAATGGCAAGCAAGGCAAGGTGGATTCTTTCTTAGGAGGGCTTCATTATGAGATTGAAGCGATTGGGAAGTGGCTCCAAGAAAACAATGTGAAAATCACTACCGTTTACTATGGTGGGGGCACTCCAACAAGTATTACGGCTGAAGAAATGGATATGCTGTATGAGCGGATGTATGATGCTTTTCCTGATATGAAAACGGTAAGGGAAGTAACGGTGGAGGCGGGAAGACCGGATACTATCACAACGAAGAAATTAGAAGTCTTAAAAAAGTGGAATATAGACCGAATTAGTATTAACCCGCAGTCGTATACGCAGGAGACGTTAAAAGCGATTGGTCGTCATCATACGGTGGAAGAGACGATAGACAAATTCCACATGGCACGGGACATGGGAATGAATAATATTAATATGGATCTAATCATTGGGCTACCAAATGAAGGAACCACGGAATTTCAACACACGCTCGAAGAAACAGAAAAGCTGATGCCAGAATCGTTAACGGTGCACACGCTATCCTTTAAGCGTGCTTCTGAAATGACGCAAAACAAACAGCGTTATAAAGTGGCAGACCGGTATGAGATTGGGGAAATGATGGATATGGCAAATGAGTGGACAGCCTCCCACAACTATACGCCATATTATTTGTATCGTCAGAAAAACATTCTTGGGAATTTGGAGAATGTAGGGTACGCACTTCCGGGCCAGGATAGCATTTATAACATCATGATTATGGAAGAAAAGCAAACAATCATTGGACTTGGGTGTGGTGCAGCAAGCAAATTTATCCATCCGCAGACAGGGAAAATCATGCATTTTGCCAACCCGAAGGATCCAAAATCGTATAATGATGGATTTGAGCATTATACAAAGGAAAAGATTCGTATCCTTGATGATCTTTTTTTTGGGGCAGAACAGCAAGCAGTTAAAAGTTAA
- a CDS encoding hotdog domain-containing protein, whose protein sequence is MAIQAGGVLTYSRTFTVEEVLQFGEITGDQGTHHVEKDEQGRLMVHGLLTASIGTKIGGDLNYIARNMNLDFLRPVFTGDTITCEATLSDVVQKAGYKEVAVTSIYKNQIGKEVLVGTSSGIIKDGEEREI, encoded by the coding sequence ATGGCGATTCAAGCAGGTGGTGTTTTAACTTACAGCAGAACATTCACCGTTGAGGAAGTACTGCAATTTGGTGAGATAACTGGTGATCAAGGAACGCATCATGTGGAGAAGGATGAGCAGGGTCGGTTAATGGTTCATGGATTGTTAACAGCAAGTATTGGGACCAAAATAGGGGGAGACCTCAATTATATTGCTAGAAACATGAATTTGGATTTCCTAAGGCCTGTTTTTACGGGAGATACCATAACGTGTGAAGCAACCCTTAGTGATGTTGTACAAAAAGCTGGCTACAAAGAGGTAGCGGTTACCTCCATTTACAAAAATCAAATTGGTAAAGAAGTTCTAGTTGGCACAAGTTCCGGCATTATCAAAGATGGAGAGGAGCGGGAGATATGA
- a CDS encoding YheC/YheD family protein, translating to MNFQSVRVLPIENKTSFPIIQVSQALARVLKIPESASVVDVCCSRNRITCQVVCIKEKDFMLMVDKNILESLMLSLEERTYLLSYENGLLHIGPVIGLLTEVTTNGGKAHLKNIEAYCQELAGYAEDIGVIFYVFTLDEPWSFSSVSGYVLEQGEWCKAELPFPQVVHNRLHKRTNERSEMFQRFIKDLQNGGIPYFNNHFLNKWTVHEQLANTDYLLPYLPETELFSFKRLEEALTKFPVLFIKPIHGSQGKQIFKIGWEQEGFSLRYSSFQQEVSQTYKSLKELYDRISVQTKKRQYIIQQGLDLLKMDGRPIDFRYLCHRAENNRWRITSSTARASKSGSFVSNVAQGGELLTVEKAIRTKFAAEECPQIVKHLKELALEVSKEVGNVSEGIFGELGIDLAIDTEGRPWIIEVNTKPSKNMDSPSNPVKTRPSAKAVILYCLFLIHEHLKER from the coding sequence ATGAACTTTCAATCAGTCAGGGTTCTACCTATTGAAAATAAAACTTCTTTCCCAATTATACAAGTAAGTCAAGCTTTGGCAAGAGTATTGAAAATACCAGAAAGCGCCTCGGTTGTGGATGTCTGCTGTAGTAGGAATAGAATAACTTGCCAGGTCGTATGTATCAAAGAGAAAGACTTTATGTTAATGGTAGACAAAAACATTTTAGAAAGCTTAATGCTTTCACTAGAAGAGAGAACGTATCTTCTATCATATGAAAACGGCTTGCTTCATATCGGACCAGTTATTGGACTTTTGACAGAAGTAACAACAAATGGCGGAAAGGCTCATTTAAAAAACATAGAAGCTTATTGTCAGGAGCTGGCAGGTTACGCTGAGGACATTGGGGTCATTTTTTATGTTTTCACGCTTGATGAACCTTGGTCTTTTTCCAGTGTGAGCGGTTATGTTTTAGAACAGGGAGAGTGGTGTAAAGCGGAACTTCCTTTTCCCCAGGTTGTGCACAATCGCCTCCATAAACGTACGAATGAGAGAAGTGAAATGTTTCAGCGTTTTATTAAAGATTTACAGAACGGAGGAATTCCGTATTTTAACAACCACTTTTTGAACAAGTGGACCGTCCATGAACAACTAGCCAATACGGACTACTTGTTGCCATATTTACCCGAAACTGAGCTTTTTTCGTTTAAAAGGCTAGAGGAGGCTCTTACTAAATTTCCTGTTTTATTTATCAAGCCCATACATGGTAGTCAAGGAAAACAAATTTTCAAAATAGGGTGGGAACAAGAAGGGTTTTCTCTTCGATATTCCTCTTTTCAGCAGGAGGTCAGCCAAACATACAAGAGTCTTAAAGAGCTTTATGACAGGATTAGTGTTCAGACGAAAAAACGGCAATATATCATTCAGCAGGGCCTCGATTTATTGAAAATGGATGGGAGGCCCATCGATTTTCGTTATCTTTGTCATCGTGCAGAAAACAATCGATGGCGAATTACGTCTAGTACTGCAAGAGCGTCAAAAAGTGGCTCTTTTGTCTCTAACGTTGCTCAAGGTGGAGAATTATTGACCGTTGAAAAAGCAATCCGGACAAAGTTTGCAGCAGAAGAATGTCCTCAAATTGTTAAGCATTTAAAGGAGCTTGCTCTTGAAGTTTCTAAAGAAGTTGGCAACGTCTCAGAAGGAATCTTTGGAGAGCTAGGAATTGATCTTGCCATTGATACAGAGGGAAGGCCTTGGATTATTGAAGTGAATACAAAGCCCTCCAAAAACATGGATTCACCTTCCAATCCAGTTAAGACAAGGCCTTCTGCCAAGGCTGTGATTCTTTATTGCCTGTTTTTGATACATGAACATTTAAAGGAGAGATAA
- a CDS encoding Cof-type HAD-IIB family hydrolase, whose translation MIYRLLAINIDGTLLKSNGKLTKETKQAIDYVKNKGVYVTLVTGRNFAFAKKVAKSLKLDTFLVTHGGAFIASKLEQPLLAKRISEDKTFNLVQVLENYDCTVRILHERYSIGNRLRGANNLMARAVLGSSDPLIYPMQFVESLGDTLIDNPISPPKIEVYFNEPEERQKVISTLKSAFNGIEILVHAEGKVDILPEGGNKMDGLLALGDVLKIHPEEMVVIGDTLEDMPIIEVAGLGVAMGNAPKEVKLAADWITRTNDENGVAYMIKEHFRKQQRIAFLNKMKV comes from the coding sequence ATGATATACCGCCTGCTTGCCATCAATATTGACGGTACACTGCTAAAATCAAATGGAAAACTAACAAAGGAAACGAAACAAGCAATAGACTATGTGAAGAACAAAGGTGTCTATGTAACACTAGTTACAGGCCGCAACTTTGCTTTTGCCAAAAAGGTCGCCAAATCTTTAAAGCTGGATACATTTTTGGTAACCCATGGAGGAGCCTTTATTGCCTCCAAACTGGAGCAGCCACTTCTAGCCAAGCGAATTTCAGAGGACAAAACGTTCAACCTAGTTCAAGTCTTGGAAAATTACGATTGCACCGTACGCATTCTGCATGAGCGATACTCGATAGGAAACAGGCTTCGCGGCGCCAACAATCTGATGGCCAGAGCCGTTTTAGGCTCAAGTGACCCGCTAATCTACCCAATGCAATTTGTGGAATCCTTAGGCGATACGTTAATTGATAACCCCATTTCCCCGCCGAAAATCGAGGTCTATTTTAACGAACCAGAAGAAAGACAAAAGGTAATCTCTACCCTAAAGTCAGCTTTTAACGGCATCGAGATACTCGTTCACGCAGAAGGGAAAGTAGATATCCTTCCAGAGGGCGGCAATAAAATGGACGGTCTATTAGCGCTAGGAGATGTTTTGAAAATTCACCCCGAAGAGATGGTTGTCATTGGCGATACGTTGGAGGATATGCCAATTATTGAAGTAGCGGGTCTAGGTGTCGCTATGGGCAACGCTCCTAAAGAAGTAAAGCTCGCTGCCGACTGGATCACCCGCACCAACGACGAAAACGGCGTCGCTTACATGATCAAGGAACACTTCCGGAAACAACAACGTATTGCGTTTTTGAATAAAATGAAGGTTTAG
- a CDS encoding DUF445 domain-containing protein — MDVVWIILLMIVIGALIGGLTNSLAIRMLFRPYKAVYIFGKRLPFTPGLIPKRKSELADQLGKLVMEHLLTAESMKRRLVNSSFQAKSEEWLKEEIETYLEKGESVQELLAKFGVKHADELLTENLHKLIDSKYDAVMAEVRTKSIQQVLPAHLLNKVDVTIPSAVELLLKKAILHFESPEGKRQLAKMIHDFIATRGKLGSIVQMFMGNYPLEDKVQPEIIKFLKHDGTKDVLLQVMYREWHKLKDVKLSDVEDIFGKETILTSIYGAVDQTVDVPNMLTKSVKEAISPIYPWIKETVIPATFDLGSQLLLDKMEELLIRLKLEEVVRDQVESFSLKEVEEMVLSVSRRELKLITFLGALLGGLIGFLQGVLVLFL, encoded by the coding sequence ATGGATGTTGTATGGATCATTCTGTTAATGATCGTGATTGGAGCTCTAATTGGAGGCTTAACAAACTCGCTTGCCATAAGAATGCTCTTTCGGCCCTATAAAGCCGTCTATATTTTTGGAAAAAGATTGCCTTTTACACCAGGTCTGATCCCAAAAAGAAAATCAGAGCTAGCTGATCAACTCGGAAAGCTCGTAATGGAACACCTTTTAACAGCGGAAAGCATGAAACGAAGGCTTGTAAACAGCTCTTTTCAAGCAAAATCTGAAGAATGGTTAAAAGAAGAAATAGAAACCTATTTAGAAAAGGGGGAAAGCGTTCAGGAGCTACTTGCTAAATTTGGAGTGAAGCATGCGGATGAACTTTTAACTGAAAACCTACACAAGCTCATTGATTCTAAATACGATGCAGTAATGGCGGAGGTTCGTACAAAGTCCATACAGCAGGTGTTGCCTGCCCATTTACTGAACAAAGTCGATGTCACGATTCCCTCTGCTGTAGAATTATTATTGAAAAAAGCCATTCTACATTTCGAAAGCCCTGAAGGAAAAAGGCAACTAGCGAAAATGATCCATGATTTTATCGCAACAAGAGGGAAGCTCGGTAGCATTGTGCAAATGTTCATGGGTAACTATCCGCTTGAGGACAAGGTACAGCCTGAAATTATTAAATTTTTGAAGCATGATGGAACGAAAGACGTGCTCCTACAAGTGATGTATCGTGAGTGGCATAAGCTAAAAGACGTAAAGCTTTCCGATGTGGAGGACATCTTTGGCAAAGAGACCATTCTCACGTCTATTTATGGCGCTGTAGATCAGACGGTGGATGTACCTAACATGTTAACTAAATCTGTCAAAGAAGCTATAAGTCCAATCTATCCTTGGATAAAGGAAACAGTCATTCCTGCCACTTTTGATCTCGGCAGTCAGCTTTTACTAGATAAAATGGAAGAGCTCTTAATTCGTTTAAAGCTAGAGGAGGTTGTCAGAGATCAAGTGGAGTCCTTTTCTTTAAAGGAAGTCGAAGAAATGGTTCTCTCGGTCTCGCGCAGAGAATTAAAACTGATTACTTTTTTGGGAGCGCTACTTGGCGGTCTAATAGGGTTTTTGCAAGGTGTACTCGTCCTGTTTCTTTAG